CGATGGCCTGATCCACGCCTCTCGCATCCCGGACGACGAAAGGCGGCTTCGGCCGCCTTTTTGTTTTGCCGCCGGACGGCAGCCGAACTTTTGGCGTGCAGGCGCGTTCTCCAGAAGGTTTCACACCGGATAACAATCGATGGAGACTTCCATGCTTCACAGAAAGCTTCTGCTCGCAGCGGCGCTAGGCGGCCTGATGACCGGCGGCGCGGCCATGGCGCAAACCGCCCTGGTCAAGGTCAATAGCAACGTGCATGTGGCGGCATTCGGCGCCATAGCCGATCAGGTGGACGCCTGGGACGTCTACGACGCGTCGGGCACCGAGATCGGCGAGGTCGACGAGGTCGTCGGCTCCGACGCCGGAACGCCGACCGCGCTGGTGATCGACTTCGACGGCAAGGCCGGCTACGCCGACCGCGACGTCGTCATCCCCATCGACCAGTTCACGCGGGAGAACAACCGCCTGACGCTGAACGCGTCGCCGGACGCCGTCGGCGCCATGGAGACGTGGAACGACTGACCCGCGTTCGGCAGCCGGCGTTCACGCATATCGAAAGGGCCGCGTTCGCGGCCCTTTTCTATCCGAGCGCGGCGAGGCCCGGGAAGGTTTCCAGCAGCCAGTAGGCCGCGGCCTGCACCCCGCCGGTGAGAAAGAGGATGCCGGCGAGGACGAGAAGACCGCCCATCACCTTCTCGACCCGCCCGAGATGCACCCGGAAACGGCCGAGGAAGCGCATGAACGCGCCGGAGAACAGCGCCGCGAGAATGAAGGGCAAGCCGAGGCCGAGCGAATAGGCGCCGAGCAGCATCGCCCCCTCGCCCACCGTGTCGCGCCCGCCGGCCAGAGTCAGGATAGGCCCGAGCACCGGGCCGATGCACGGCGTCCAGCCGAAGGCGAAGGCAAGGCCCATCAGATAGGCGCCGAGCGCGTTGGCCGGCTTGCCGCCTCCCTGGAACCGCGCCTCGCGCGACAAGAGCGGAATGCGGATGACGCCGAGGAAGTTCAGCCCCATCAGGGTGATGAGGACGCCGGCGACCATGGCGAGCTCCTGCTGCCACTGCCGCATCAGCCCGCCGATGGACGACGCCCCCGCCCCGAGCGCGACGAACACCGTCGAGAACCCCAGCACGAAGGCGAAGGCCGCGCCGACGAGGGCGAGCCGGGCCGGCGCGGTATGCGTGGGCGCGGCGCGCAGGGCCGCAGCCCCGCCGCCCGCGGGCACAGCGGCCGCGCCGCGGAAATCGTCGATGGAGACGCCGGCCATATAGCACAGATAGGGCGGCACCAGCGGCAGCACGCAGGGCGACAGGAACGACAGCGCCCCCGCGCCGATGGCGCTCATAAATCCGACGTCGATGGCCATGCGCCGAAACTCCAGTTCCCTACAGTTCGCGCCTGATATAGCGACTCCCCGCTCGGGCCACCAATCACCAAAGCGTGGCATAGGGTCGCTGAGAGGAGGCATTTGCCTCACACTTCGACGATGATGCACGCGTTGGGCTTCGAGACCTCTCGAGCCCTTGATAGGTCGAAGATGAAGTAGCAACCGCGGCGTTAAAGGCAGCCTCCGCCTCTTTGCCGAGGCGTCCGACTGCCGCAGGTGGTATCGGTTGGTCCAGGGCGCATGAAAATCTTCAGCCCCGGAGATTACGTCTTGGACTGCAGCTTTTGATCGGTTAGGCCATGACAGCAATAAAGTCGGGGGGCCGATGACCGAATCCACCTTCAATCTCGATGTCTTTTTGCGTGGCGACCGAGACTATGTGCAGGGCACACAGATCGTATCGCGCGTGGCCGAACTGCTCGGAGACGGTGAGTGGATACTCGATGCGGCACAGTTTACCCGCCTGTCCACCCGCATGCTCCTTGCCGATGACTCTTCCGCCGCAACCATGGCGGGGGCGATCGCCCGTGTGCAGTTCGCCGAACCCACCGGAAAGAACCGGTCCTTCGTCCTGACGGAGGGGGCAGACCCGGCGCCTCGCCGGGCGCGGCCGATGCCGATTGCCGTCACTCGGCAGAATGGTTCGTCTGGCACAGACAAGGCAATTTGGGACTACAGCGGGGTGTCGGGCTTCGAGGACATGGCGAACGTCATCGTCCAGGCGATCAAGGCCGAGCACGGCGAGCGATGGCCGGGTTGCCGCGACGTATGGCTGACCGGTTTCCGGCGTCTTGGCCTGCCGGTCGCTGGCCGGTTTCCCGATGCGGGACGGATCGCCCTCACCCTCTACCGCCAGCTCGGCGAGCATGGTTTGTTCCAGAACATCTGGCAGGTTGCGTTGCCCGATATCGGCCTGGAGGGCATGGTAACATTCGCATTCCGGGCACCGGAGGCGGGCGATGGGCATTGAGGCTTTTGCGCATGCTCTGCCTTCCGTGCGCCATAGCGCGGCGGACCTGGCCCGGCTGACCGGGGCGGACGAGCGATTCATCGTGGAGAAGATCGGGCTTGAGGGGCGTTACGTGCTCGGCCCCGACGAGACCGGCGTCAGTTTATCGGCGGAGGCCTGCCGGGTTCTCTTCGCAAGGTTTCCGGAACTCGCCTCCGAGGTGGACCTGCTGATCGTCGTCACGCAGACGCCCGACCGCCGACTGCCACAGAACTCCGCGGGGCTGGCGGCCGCGCTCGGGTTGCGGCCGTCGCTGGCCGCCTTCGATATCTCGCTGGGCTGTTCGGGCTATGTCTACGCACTGACCGTGGCCGAGGGCTTTCTTGCCGCGACCGGAAAGGACGTCGGGGTCGTGGTGACCTGCGATCCCTATTCGCGGATCATCGCTCCCGCCGACAAGGATACCAATTGCATCTTCGGGGATGCGGCGACGGTCACGCTCGTGCGATCGGGCAAGGGGCGCGGGCGTGTCCTTGCTACCGATTTCGGCACCCGCGGCGAAGATGGCGACGCGATCTGCATACCGGCCGGCGGTGCTGCACGACCGCTCGTCGGTGCCGCCGCCTCCCCCGATATCCCGGCAGATGCGCTGCGGCTGCACATGCAGGGCCGCGCCGTCTTCAACTTCGTCAACAGCATCGTTCCCGAAAGCATCCATCGCTGCCTGGAGAAGGCAGGCGCGAAGCTCGAGGACATAGACCTGTTCGCGCTCCATCAGGGCTCGCGCTACATGCTCGAGTCGATGGCCCGGCGTGTCGGCATTCCTGCCGATCGCCTGTTGATCAATATGGACCGATACGGCAACACCGTTTCGTCCAGCATCCCGCTGCTGCTATCGGAAGTCGATGCGGAAGGCGCTCTTTCAGGTCGCACGGTTCTGATGTCCGGCTTCGGTGTGGGCCTCTCCTGGGCCACCGCAGTCGTTCGGTTTTGATTGAGGGGAACGGAAGAATATGACCAGAGAAGAAGCTTTCTCTATGATCCGCAAGGCTCTCGATGCCACCTCGCCGAAGGCGTCCGAAAAGGTATCCGAAACGACGGACCTGATCGGTGAGGGAATACTGGATTCACTTGACTCGATGAATTTCCTGTTCGAGCTGGAAACCCTGCACGGCGCCAGGCTGGCCGCTATCGACGAGTCGTTCAACGATTTCCGTGTCACGGTGCTTATCGACATTCTCATGGACGCCTGACGTGCTTCTGCGCAAGCTGGCCGCAGGCCTGGTCTTCCTCGGCGGCGTGGCGGTGGTGGCGGCTGCGGATCTGCCGGTCGTGCGCTTTGCCAGCGTCGGCAATTCCCATGTCTGCCTTGCGCGGCAAATGCTCGATCTTCCATCGAAGATCGATGTGGTTTTCCTGGGCAGTTCTCGTATCCGCCGCGGCTTGAAGCCCGAGACCTTCGTCGAGGCGACCGGTGGAGAGTACGAGACGGTCTATAATCTGGGTCGCCCGAGCCGGCTGATACTGTGCAGCGAGTCGATAATTACGCATCTGGTCGAGACCGGACGAGCGCCGAAAGTCGTTGTGCTCGAGATCGATCTCGACGAGATAAGATTTGGATCGCCCGGGCCGCGGCAATGGAACCGCACGGAGCCCGGCCATCTCACTTACGCCGAACTGCTTGCCGCCTTGCCTGCCGATACTGAATCGCGGTGGCATCTGATCGTCGACGGCATCAGGCACAAGCTGGCCATATCCGTCGCACGCCATTTCTCCGGGATTACGACCAGGGTCCTCCTTTCCGCATCCGACGAACCGGCACCGCACGTGTGCTGGCGGAACAGCTTCGACAAGGATGACGACCGAAGGAGAAGGCATCGCGCCCAGGCCGAGGATGCCAGTCGGCAGATGTTCGGCGACGGGCCCGATGCGACAGACGGACGATTCGCCGACGAACGTACTCCGAAGGCCGAGGTGGAGCTTGCCGTGCTCGACCGGATCCGACAGCGGCTCGACGCGACCGGAACCAGGCTCGTCGTGATACGCCCCATGGGATATGCCGACCCGCCGCTCGCACCGGAGGTGATGGACAAGGTCACGGCGCTGATACCGGAGTTCCGTGCGCCGCCCGATGGGCTCGCCCGCCAGCTTTCACGTCTGGTTATCGACAAAAATCACTTCGGACCCGAAGGACGCGAGCTTTACACGCGCTGGCTGGCCGGGGTCGTGCTCGCCGAGATGGAAACGCCATGATCCTCGGCTTTGAGCTCACGCTGCTGATTTACGCCAGCCTTGCCGGCCTGTTCCGGCTCTTGTGGGGCGTGTCGCCGCGCGCCGCGCTGTCTATGCTTTGCGTTGCGGGCGCAGGCCTGATTGCCGTCGCCAACCCGCTGCTTGCGCTCTATCTCGCTGCCCAGGTCTTGTGGGTGCTGTGTCTT
Above is a genomic segment from Aquamicrobium sp. containing:
- a CDS encoding PRC-barrel domain-containing protein encodes the protein MLHRKLLLAAALGGLMTGGAAMAQTALVKVNSNVHVAAFGAIADQVDAWDVYDASGTEIGEVDEVVGSDAGTPTALVIDFDGKAGYADRDVVIPIDQFTRENNRLTLNASPDAVGAMETWND
- a CDS encoding cytochrome c biogenesis CcdA family protein; the encoded protein is MAIDVGFMSAIGAGALSFLSPCVLPLVPPYLCYMAGVSIDDFRGAAAVPAGGGAAALRAAPTHTAPARLALVGAAFAFVLGFSTVFVALGAGASSIGGLMRQWQQELAMVAGVLITLMGLNFLGVIRIPLLSREARFQGGGKPANALGAYLMGLAFAFGWTPCIGPVLGPILTLAGGRDTVGEGAMLLGAYSLGLGLPFILAALFSGAFMRFLGRFRVHLGRVEKVMGGLLVLAGILFLTGGVQAAAYWLLETFPGLAALG
- a CDS encoding 3-oxoacyl-ACP synthase III family protein — encoded protein: MGIEAFAHALPSVRHSAADLARLTGADERFIVEKIGLEGRYVLGPDETGVSLSAEACRVLFARFPELASEVDLLIVVTQTPDRRLPQNSAGLAAALGLRPSLAAFDISLGCSGYVYALTVAEGFLAATGKDVGVVVTCDPYSRIIAPADKDTNCIFGDAATVTLVRSGKGRGRVLATDFGTRGEDGDAICIPAGGAARPLVGAAASPDIPADALRLHMQGRAVFNFVNSIVPESIHRCLEKAGAKLEDIDLFALHQGSRYMLESMARRVGIPADRLLINMDRYGNTVSSSIPLLLSEVDAEGALSGRTVLMSGFGVGLSWATAVVRF